The genomic interval CCTTCATCAAGATTATTTTACAAGGAACGTGATGCAGAATTACAGAAGGCTTTCCAACTGAACGTCAATCTTCCTTCCACAGCCCAAGCTTCTGTCGTACGAACTCCTCGATTTGGTTTCCTCCCACTTCAACCTCAAAGAGAAGGAATTCTTTGGACTTGCATTTTGTGATGACAAGTATGTAAACTGTCAAGTATTTTGAATATTCACGGACGTTCCCATGTGTCAGGAAACAGCTTTTCTGACGCGctgatctttctttttttccccccttggCAGTGGTCAGCGTAAGTGGTTGCAGATGGACCGCAGGGTTCTCGATCATGACTTTTCGAAGAAGTCCGGGCCCATCGCCCTCAACTTCCTGGTCAGGTAATAGTTCATTTTTTCCTCCACCAGGGAGCACCACATCTTGGCTGTCAACAAGACGTCCTGGGCAGTTCTGTGATACAACATTCCTGTTTAGTATTATCTCTGAAATCATATCCCCGGCTCAGGACATCCATATTAAACTCTCAGCTGCTCAATCTCAGTTTAACCCCTAAAACTGCTGCATCTGCTTTCATCCCTCGTATAGGTTTTATGTAGAAAATATCACACAGCTCAAGGACATCATAACAGTGGAGCTGTTCTTCCTGAATGCAAAATCCGCTGTCTACAACGTAAGTGTGCTTCTCTTGTGTTTTCCTGCTGGGTTGAAATAACGATAAATGATTCTGccggggtgtttttttttttgttttttttttccccttctttctCCCAGCAGCTCCCTGATGATTCACTGTCTGTGGACCCTTGGAGCGCCTCAGCTTGGCAGTCAGTGGCTGCAGGGCACTGTTTTCTCACTCTGCTGGCTAGGAATGTAAAGACGACAGTCtgaggaaaaggagaaaaacacacgGGTTCATTTTGAGAACAAGTCGAGGTTATTGTAGGGCAGCAGAGAGGCGATTCTATGTTTGGATCTGGAGACGTTTATCTCCAAATGAGCCACGTTCTCTGCATccactttatgttttttttctccccctgttgttgtctctgtctctcaggagATCATAGAAGTGGAGAGCGAGAACGTCTTCAAATTAGCCGCGAATGCTCTGCAGGTTAGTGCCTTTAATGGCCTCGCACACTCACACGATGAATTGCCTCACCTCGAAATCAGTTTTAAAAGCTAATTTGATGATGTGCGTTCTCCTTCACCAGGAGGCGAAGGGAGACTACACGAGGTGAGTGCATACAATCAGCTGTGTAAGAAGTATTTAAAAAGCAGCGGGACAAGTTAATGGTGAGCGAAGACATTCAATAGGTCACTTGTTTCTCCACAGTGCACACAACAGAAATCAATAGCAGTGTGTTATGTGAGGCTTTACCGCAGAGTGCTGAGAAGCTCGCACCAGGCGGCTAATGAGTCGCAGAGTGCTGACAGAAGCCAGGAGTGGCGGGACAGAGACACCTTTACGTTGCCAGAGAGAAGCTATTATCTGTGTTTAACAGAGCCGCCCTGTGATATTACACATGACCTGTTCAGAGGGGAACACTGCTGGTCTGGTGCAGGTGGCCACCTGGCTTTCAACCCCCAGTTTGTAGAGTTGTGAGAGGTTCGGAGCACAAACGTCGCTTCATTTGAGTAAAATCTTTGTAATGGAAGCTGACAGGGCTGTAACTTCCATTAAGACTACCGTGAAAGGGATCCGTACTTTCTCCAAAAAATCTCTGAAAGTcacaaaactgatttgaaaagaagttTTAGGTTGAGATCTTCACTGTGGCTAGCGAGCTCAAAGCGTCGAGGGCGTTGGAAGGGATCTCTGAGCTTACGTTGACTTGGATTATGTCGGACTGGCAAAGCTCAAGACGTGATGATTCACAGTTATTCATATTCAGAGATTAAGCACTTAGAGAAAGCAGAAAATAACTAATTTCACGTCTCCAGGTTGTCCGCTCCAATCCAAAAACGGCCATCGCTAAAGTTTCTCTGTTTTCCGTTTCAGCGACGAAAGCACCCGAGCTGACTTGAAGAAACTACCGACTCTCCCCACAAAAGTCCTCAAGGAACACCCCTCGCTTGCGTACTGGTAAGATAGCTTACTGGAAGTTCTTATTTGAAGTCTCGCCTGCCGTAATCTCTCGTAAGTAGCGCCTGGCCCTGCGGACTTGACCTTAAAGTCCTCCACGGGCTCTAGCATGCTGAAACAAGACACACCCGGGGAACAcatctgcagctcctgcagctgacaaaatgtggaaaaaaagttgTCGAATTCAAAAAATATATGTTGTTAGTTAAATGATTTTCCTCTtggttttttattttcaatggcCGATGCTGATTTGCACGCCATTTTACGTTCGTACTTATAATTTCGCAAacaaatctctttttttctgcaaatatgGCAACCTCGCCGGGACTCCCCGTCCCATCCTACATCCTACTTATCCACCGATCCGCTGATGAACCTGTTAATGTACATACGTCGTGTTTAAAGGGTTAAAACAAGCTGTCCTCTTTGTTTGGCATTGCAGCGAGGATCGAGTCATCGAATACTATAAACTGATGAAAGGAGTCTCCCGAGGACAGGCCATCGTGCAGTAAGtactggaaaaaaagaaagaaaaagtgtaGGCGTAGTTGCGGCAACTGCTTCTTAATAATTGGACAACTAATGTTATAAACCCTTTAGATCATTAATCATCCTCTCACCTCTTTCGGCCCTCCCTCCcttactctccctctctctctggcacTCCTTTTCTCATCATCTGATAGAAATCAATAGCTCCTCCTGCATTTGAGAGATCAAATTCTCAGTTCTGTCTTTTCACATTCCTGAGGtgaaacacatgcacatgttgggaaaaaaacaaaaccaccaaAAAAAGCAGCTGGTGGCTTCAACGAAAATTGTTCTTTCGTTCCAGGTATTTGACGTTGGTGGAATCGTTGCCCACGTATGGCGTCCACTACTATGAAGTGAAGGTAGGTCCTCTGCCCTGATTAATGGGAAAAAGAATGACAGCTGCTGCACCTGAATTTGAGTCCAACCGTCCCGCTGTGCTCTTGCCACACAGGATAAACAAGGGATCCCGTGGTGGCTTGGACTCAGCTATAAGGGCATTGGCCAGTATGACCTGCAGGATAAACTGAAACCCCGAAAGGTAAATATTCCCTGCAGCTCCGTCTCTGAAACAATggttcccttctctctctctctctctctcgctcggcTTCACTAATCTGACTGCGGACGTGATAGCACAGGGCCGCTGCTGCACATGGCGCTGGTGATTCACCGGCTCTAATTCATGCATCATCTATTTCGCACCAACAAGAGCTGGGCTTCGGCGGCAGCAGACGAGGCCAGACTTGAAGTAGAAGTAGAAGAGCCCTGGCGGTTTCCCTTCACGAGGCCGCCTAATAAAAGTCCTCCAGAATCGGTCCAGCCGCCAGGATGTAATGTTTGCAGTGAAGTCCAAGGCAGCTGACATTTGTTCAAACGACGCTCACGTTGTATGTTTATTAGCCACCTTtgacatcaggaggtggaggggacggTGGTGGTGGCTTTATCACAAGCGTGCGAGACGGCCGAagggatatttttaaggacagcTGGGGACATTTCAAGGTGTTTATGTGCCAtcaaaactgggtgtttttttttatgggaaGTCTGCCCATCTCCATCTGAGAtcgtggcaaccaaaacaggtataaTAAGCCAACCCATGATGTTTTCCGAAGCCTTACCAAAGGGgtttttagtgcctaaacctaaccagagcataagctcGGCGTTGGGACAACAGAGAAATGGGAAAttcaacctaaaaaaaaagttgtaacaATCAGTTTTATCATCATGGTTTTGCGATACTGAGccagcatttattctggcgattgggtcgTGAGAATCACCAGTACTGCACAGTTCGAACCAGCTTTTCTGGTTCTGGCGCTGTTATTTCAGCTTGTGAGTTTCTGCCAGGAACACCCATGTGAGTGATCCGTCAGATATGTCGTCCACTCTGTGACTCCAGTGTGCGCCCTCGCAGCTGGGCGCAGTGCGCTGTTGTTAAGGAACAGGTGGAAGCCTCAAAACAAATCGCACTGATTCACTGGCACGCTCTTCCTGCCCGAGCCTGGCAAATCTTCTCGACGTGGTGCAATCCGTTCCTCTCGTTCCAAAATTGTGCAAGCGGGCCAGCTGTGTGCAGGCAGCGGTGTGGttcagagaaggagaagagggcGTGAGCCGGTGATGTCAGAGGGAAAAAGGGGGCTGGACGTGGGGCGTTATCATGCGTGCTCTGAGAATACCTGAGGAGACAAGTCAGGAGCTGACAGGAGAAGGAGTaaagtatgtgtttgtgttgacagcAAAGCCAGGGAGGATTTAATTACTAAGAAACAGGACTTGTGAACATCTTTCATACTGGTAAGACTGGATACTATAACTCTTTGTCTGGCAATCTTGGGAAATAATGCTGCAAGTAGACTgagattttgatgtttttataaCAGCTTCTAATTTGTATGGTGATTTATAAACAGCAGTCAATCGTGAAAAGTGTATTTCTTCAGTTACGGCCTCTCCAACCTGTAACTGATGTTAACTGTGTTGTGGCATTGCGTTACAAGATACTCCCCAAACATCTGCACGCAATATGATCTTCTGTGCGCTGTCTGTTTTAAGATCGTGTCTCATTCGGATCTCGGCCAGACACTCAGTGAGTCACCGACCCCAAATAGGTTGTTCATATCTGGCTGGTGTCAGCGAGCACCTGGGTGATACAGGGGATGAGCCAGTGGAAAGTGTTGTATACAGCGATGAGTCTTTGTTTGGCGTCCCTTTGTGGCGTTCTCCGCGCTCTCACACCTGCATTATTGCAGACTTGGCATGCCAAGCAGCCCAGACTATAATGACAGTTCATATTACagtctggcttttttttttaaaatgactgtgGTTGAAACGCCTGcgctgcaacttttttttttttctcgccctAATAGTTTATGATGTCAGTCATGGCTGTCGTACTTTAGATTCATGAAGCACAAACGGACACGTTTTGAAGCAAATCGTTTGTGGCCGCTCGTCTTTAATTTCAGGTTGCTGGTTACAGAACATAATAGTGCACAATTTTTCCTAATCAGATATTTCTCATTTTTACCCCCACAGCTCTACCAGTGGAAACAGCTGGAGAACCTGTACTTTCGGGAGAAGAAGTTTGCTGTTGAGGTTAACGATCCACacaggtgattttttttttcttgcaaccCTGGACCGACTGTTTATACAATTAATTTAGTCTCTCTCTTCAGCATTTATCTAATGGCATCATTTATGCCACTAGCTGCATTTACAAACAACGAAAATATGTCATCAATCTGATTGAAATCAATGCTAAAAACAGTATTCTGATAAACATACCCCAAGTATTTAATCAGAATATAACTTTTTGGACACATGCAAAGTGGCTCCGCTGGCACAAGaagtttttttctcacattgtGTTGAGAAAAACTCTTTTCATGTCTGTTGAGCTAACGGTAGCTAATGTTGCGTCGTTAGTGTGTGCAGTTAAAGTGacactctcgccaaaaagcaaccaaggctttatttgtgattgaacatgagtcaaaccttcgtgttaATGCATGATTACGATGAatgaggcacttttaagatttaccgtagtttagttttcgggcaagctaatttcaatggggtgcaggggcacttttatgctagcatcaaaatcgctactttttaaaacactaagaaggctcgacacaacatgaaactttgcttgtagtatcaccagggactctctacacatgaacaccagcattgagaacattgtttgtgtacacagagtttagtaaaaagaaggtttttgaactactcaccgttgGAGCTGGATCGCCGGCGCGCCGCtgtcaaggcagacaaaaagtgtcgatccccgagtgtgacctaacaggcaggagagtaatggcggacctcctgcctgttaggtctcactcggggatcgacactttttggtaaatcttaaaagtgcctctttcgtcataattatgcatttacacgaaggtttgactcatattcaatcacaaataaagccttggttgctttttggcgagagtttcactttcagtTCGAACTTGCCAGTCCTCTTGAGTGGGAAGAGTAGGAACGGGAGCCTCAGATGAGTTAGCCTCAAACCCTAGACAGAATCTACTCATCGCTTCCATTAGATCATTCTCATGTCTGTCTTTGTCGGAACCACTTTTGCAAATGTGGCTTTTTGCCTTGGAATATTAGCGTGCAGCTGTCAAACTTCTCCAGCGGTTGTTGACTTGGACAGCGGGTCGGTGGATTCCAGcttcattcatatttttttttttttttttttaagcctttcAGCCATCAAGGCTTTCAGCAATGGTTAACTCCTAAACAAATAAGTCGAATCAGCCACAGAGCAGTTTTGTTCTGGCATTTTTATATCCCTCCTGTGAAGGAATATGTTTATTACAACCGAGTGTTCACAGTCAGGTGTTCACATGAGGCATTTTTCGTTCTGATCGGGTATTTATTcagattttgagtgaaatattACAGCCCACTTAAAGGCAGACACTGTTGCTTTTACTTGAATTGTGCAACAATTCCGGTGTGCTTCCCTTCAACAGGAGAGCAGTAACCAAGCGCACCTTTGGGCAAACGGGACTACTCATCCACACGTGGTATGCCAGCCACTCTTTAATCAAAACCATTTGGGTCATGGCTATCAGCCAGCACCAGTTCTACTTGGACAGAAAGCAAAGCAAAGTAAGTGTGATTTATCAGACACTGCTACGTTTTGCTACTTTTATACCTGAAATCTATCGTTTAATCtttgttgtacattttctttcttcttcattgTTTTAGGCTAAATTAGGAGCAGCGAGAAGTCTGGAGGAAATTGCCATGGATCTCACGGAGCACGGAGGAGCGAAAATAAACAGACTGGGAGACGCTTGCCTGAAGAATAACTTAATAACTGCCAGCAATGGGAGCCTGGTGTCTACAGGTTGGTTTGAGTTCATGAAGCAAGTGTCTCTacgttttttcttttgcttttttttaagatCAAAAACTTCATTTCAGATCATATTTTTGCTATGAAGAGCGGGGAAAACACTATTAACACTAGAAAGGCGACGTGacacaaatgtaatttttagATGCTGTACGCTGTGTGTTGGCGAGAATGCCCAGACTGTTGGTTTTCACAGGCTCGGCAGACTCCGAGATGAGCGAGgagcagaagaaagagaaacTCTCCGAGCTGAGGAAAAAAGAGCAGGAGATCCAAGATATTTTGGCAAAGAAGACAAAAGAGCTGAAGAAGATTTGCCTGAGAGAGGCGGTGAGAAATCATTTTATGttacacttcttcttcttctgctggaaCTATATTTTGCGAGGCCACGTATTAAGTCCTCTCTAAGCAGCTACATTTTGTCAGCTGCATTATTAAACAGTGCCGGGGGGAGAGTGATGGTTTCTGCTTGTATGTCGGTTCATCTAAGTGTTCGGTGGGGGGGCGCCtccttgttttgttgctttcagGAGCTCACTGGCAAGCTGCCAAAGGAGTATCCCCTCTCGTCAGGTGAACGACCGCCACAAGTCAGACGGAGGGTTGGCACCGCTTTCAAGCTCGATGACCTTTTCCCCTACAATGAGGTGTGTATTCATCTGGTGCACTTTAATCAAATGCAGCAGCTACTCATGCCTTGTCTTAAGTGTGTTGAAGTTaatatacttttaaacttttatacGTACGTTTTTCTGGTGAAGCAATCACTTGCTATAGCGCCCCAAACCTGAAGGGATATAGTCCCCCGAATTACTCGTGTTGGCTTACACAAAGTGCACTCTGCTACTAATTTCCAGAGCGTGACAGTAGTGCATCTGCGGCTTATTTAAAGGAtacgttcacccaaaaaattGTAATTTCGGAATTGTCTTCTCAACCTCGTGCCGACGGAAAGCTTCACCTGAAAAGAACAGTGTTGCATCATTTGTCAAAACAGCTGACAACAGCTGAGTTCAGCTCTGAAATGGATGTAAAacaatgtcttttcaaattaatgtgGGATCTCTGGgattctggagacttggattacaccggaGAAAGCTTTTGGGAGCCATTTTATGCTTTCGTTCAGTTGTTCTTTACGATTTAAAACAAATCCCCATCTATGTCAGCTGTTAAGAAGAATGCTGTTTGGCTGTCAAGCTTCATAAATAGTTCACTGACTTCACTAaagggtgagcagataatgaatGAACTGTCCAGTTAATATTCCATCGTTTGAAATGAATAGGGGAAACAGTAATAGTTGTTATCTGATTAAACTGACTGGCAGGATTCTTGTGGTTTGTTGTAATCTGTTGGGACGCGCCGCTTCCGCTCTGTGCAGGATCCCTTCCTGAGAAACCTGGAGAGCAGATTTGCCCTGCAGCAAAAGATTGTGGAGGCGGCTAAGAAGCTTGCCAATGAGCCAGAACTGTGCAAAACAgtcaagaagaagaggaggagaaactgtCTGGACGCCATGCACAAACTCCAGCAGATAGAGGACGAGATGAACCAGTACAGAATTAAGAAGGGAAAGAAGCCCACACAGCGGGCCTCAGTGATCATCGCAGGTACGGTGCAGGCATTTCTGCCTTACTGGATGGTCGCTCATCTCCgttcacagtaaacacagagttattttctttttttctccagatgAACTCATCCGTTCAGACTGTAGCTCTCTGTCTAGTCTACCACTGGACGATGGTGAGTCACACCGCACATGTTCTGAGTACACGAAAACCAGTTGTACCTGCTGCAATAATCATCGTTTCTGGAAGAGAAAGTGTCAGTGTTGTCACTGGGGTTTGCGTTTTGTATACAGACGACTCAGACGGTGCCAGCCAGAGGCCGAGGTCAAGGTCGGTGCAAGGTTCCCCGCAGCTCAGTCCGATGCGATCGCTTGGAACGGAATATGATGTGGAAAGACAGGGATGTCCGAGGGAAAACCACCACAGCAAGAACCACAGCAGGTGGGGAAACATATTTCCTGCCTCCGCCATTGTGTTTCTTGTTAAGTCTCGTGTGACGTCTGACTTTTGATTTTATTGAAGAGCTGTTCCTGGAATGAAGCAATGATATCATGTTTTGGCAGATAGTCCCGATGTTTGCCTTGTCATGTTTGCAGCCTCATTACTTTCGTCACAtctcattcctttttttttttttccctttttgatCCTCTCCTATCACCACACCCTTTTAGATTAGCTTTTGAAGGTCAGGAGGCTTCCCACTACTACCAGAATCCAAGAGAAGTCTCCTCCACCCACTGTAGCCCCTATAAAACCCTTCCCAGACCTCCTAGAGATCCACGAAGCATGCCACCTACCCCGGTTATGACCCGCAATGCctacagcagcagccagctcaggTGTGATCACTGCTCTGCTGCACCGTCAACCCTGAATCCTTCATTTCTTCCAAAATCCCTTTACACCTTTAACCAAACCCCTCTCATAACAATATCTATCTTTTACTTTCACTAACAACATCcagaaatatatattaaatatatccCGCTGctgattttttgttgttttaggaGTTTAAAAAGTTGTGTCCCTCCTGCAGGTCTGAGGGGTCTCCTCATTGCTTCAGGCACCGCAGTGGCAGTCTGGAGTCCCAGCCCCAGCTCAGAAAGGACGCCGACTCAGAGAAGCCCGTCTTTATCTTGTCACCAGCGCACCGCAGCAACAGCACAGAGGTGTTGGAGGACTGCTCGTCCTACACCAGCCAGTCCAGTCTGGAATACTGCGGAGCGGCCAACTCCCAGTACAGCACGCTGGACTCCCGATCCTCAACCATGCACCGTCTCCACAGGAAGGTGGAAGTGTACGGAAACACCGGGAGCATGCCCAACTTGGTGCAGCACCATTCTGGCTGTAGTTATTCATGCGAGACCTCAGCACACTATCCACCCAGTGCCTACTACGTCTCCGGCTACCCCTGCCTGGACATGGAGCCTTACTCAAACGGTGCCTACGTGTATGAGAACGAAGTGGAGGGCCACTACAACGTCAACCCTTCCTACCAAATGAACGGCTACCATGGACACGACAGATTCAGGCACTACAGCAGCGACCAGGCAGATGGTCTGTCCCAGAATCCCTATGCGACGGTGAGGCCGCCACGGACCCGAGAGGGGCCCCGAAATGAGCTGCTGGCCAAGAACATACATAAGGCCCTGGTGGCGGAGCATCTGAAGGGCTGGTACCACCGGAGCAGGGTCCccagggagggaggaagggggatGCTGACTGGAT from Sparus aurata chromosome 7, fSpaAur1.1, whole genome shotgun sequence carries:
- the frmd4bb gene encoding FERM domain-containing protein 4B isoform X1 encodes the protein MTEGRLCQVQLLDDRKLELLVQPKLLSYELLDLVSSHFNLKEKEFFGLAFCDDNGQRKWLQMDRRVLDHDFSKKSGPIALNFLVRFYVENITQLKDIITVELFFLNAKSAVYNEIIEVESENVFKLAANALQEAKGDYTSDESTRADLKKLPTLPTKVLKEHPSLAYCEDRVIEYYKLMKGVSRGQAIVQYLTLVESLPTYGVHYYEVKDKQGIPWWLGLSYKGIGQYDLQDKLKPRKLYQWKQLENLYFREKKFAVEVNDPHRRAVTKRTFGQTGLLIHTWYASHSLIKTIWVMAISQHQFYLDRKQSKAKLGAARSLEEIAMDLTEHGGAKINRLGDACLKNNLITASNGSLVSTGSADSEMSEEQKKEKLSELRKKEQEIQDILAKKTKELKKICLREAELTGKLPKEYPLSSGERPPQVRRRVGTAFKLDDLFPYNEDPFLRNLESRFALQQKIVEAAKKLANEPELCKTVKKKRRRNCLDAMHKLQQIEDEMNQYRIKKGKKPTQRASVIIADELIRSDCSSLSSLPLDDDDSDGASQRPRSRSVQGSPQLSPMRSLGTEYDVERQGCPRENHHSKNHSRLAFEGQEASHYYQNPREVSSTHCSPYKTLPRPPRDPRSMPPTPVMTRNAYSSSQLRSEGSPHCFRHRSGSLESQPQLRKDADSEKPVFILSPAHRSNSTEVLEDCSSYTSQSSLEYCGAANSQYSTLDSRSSTMHRLHRKVEVYGNTGSMPNLVQHHSGCSYSCETSAHYPPSAYYVSGYPCLDMEPYSNGAYVYENEVEGHYNVNPSYQMNGYHGHDRFRHYSSDQADGLSQNPYATVRPPRTREGPRNELLAKNIHKALVAEHLKGWYHRSRVPREGGRGMLTGYDYDSGSQLSLGYQTMPAAFSHSSRTTSFSSVSSVESAGNWRNQLAVGLTEYDSTDTPQYPHPRAPVSPYNRSPTHNRSSPESKVSDTMPKKSESVEVIGSEATSTDEPSDHKSST
- the frmd4bb gene encoding FERM domain-containing protein 4B isoform X3 — translated: MTEGRLCQVQLLDDRKLELLVQPKLLSYELLDLVSSHFNLKEKEFFGLAFCDDNGQRKWLQMDRRVLDHDFSKKSGPIALNFLVRFYVENITQLKDIITVELFFLNAKSAVYNEIIEVESENVFKLAANALQEAKGDYTSDESTRADLKKLPTLPTKVLKEHPSLAYCEDRVIEYYKLMKGVSRGQAIVQYLTLVESLPTYGVHYYEVKDKQGIPWWLGLSYKGIGQYDLQDKLKPRKLYQWKQLENLYFREKKFAVEVNDPHRRAVTKRTFGQTGLLIHTWYASHSLIKTIWVMAISQHQFYLDRKQSKAKLGAARSLEEIAMDLTEHGGAKINRLGDACLKNNLITASNGSLVSTGSADSEMSEEQKKEKLSELRKKEQEIQDILAKKTKELKKICLREAELTGKLPKEYPLSSGERPPQVRRRVGTAFKLDDLFPYNEDPFLRNLESRFALQQKIVEAAKKLANEPELCKTVKKKRRRNCLDAMHKLQQIEDEMNQYRIKKGKKPTQRASVIIADELIRSDCSSLSSLPLDDDDSDGASQRPRSRSVQGSPQLSPMRSLGTEYDVERQGCPRENHHSKNHSRSEGSPHCFRHRSGSLESQPQLRKDADSEKPVFILSPAHRSNSTEVLEDCSSYTSQSSLEYCGAANSQYSTLDSRSSTMHRLHRKVEVYGNTGSMPNLVQHHSGCSYSCETSAHYPPSAYYVSGYPCLDMEPYSNGAYVYENEVEGHYNVNPSYQMNGYHGHDRFRHYSSDQADGLSQNPYATVRPPRTREGPRNELLAKNIHKALVAEHLKGWYHRSRVPREGGRGMLTGYDYDSGSQLSLGYQTMPAAFSHSSRTTSFSSVSSVESAGNWRNQLAVGLTEYDSTDTPQYPHPRAPVSPYNRSPTHNRSSPESKVSDTMPKKSESVEVIGSEATSTDEPSDHKSST
- the frmd4bb gene encoding FERM domain-containing protein 4B isoform X2, which translates into the protein MTEGRLCQVQLLDDRKLELLVQPKLLSYELLDLVSSHFNLKEKEFFGLAFCDDNGQRKWLQMDRRVLDHDFSKKSGPIALNFLVRFYVENITQLKDIITVELFFLNAKSAVYNEIIEVESENVFKLAANALQEAKGDYTSDESTRADLKKLPTLPTKVLKEHPSLAYCEDRVIEYYKLMKGVSRGQAIVQYLTLVESLPTYGVHYYEVKDKQGIPWWLGLSYKGIGQYDLQDKLKPRKLYQWKQLENLYFREKKFAVEVNDPHRRAVTKRTFGQTGLLIHTWYASHSLIKTIWVMAISQHQFYLDRKQSKAKLGAARSLEEIAMDLTEHGGAKINRLGDACLKNNLITASNGSLVSTGSADSEMSEEQKKEKLSELRKKEQEIQDILAKKTKELKKICLREAELTGKLPKEYPLSSGERPPQVRRRVGTAFKLDDLFPYNEDPFLRNLESRFALQQKIVEAAKKLANEPELCKTVKKKRRRNCLDAMHKLQQIEDEMNQYRIKKGKKPTQRASVIIADELIRSDCSSLSSLPLDDDDSDGASQRPRSRSVQGSPQLSPMRSLGTEYDVERQGCPRENHHSKNHSRLAFEGQEASHYYQNPREVSSTHCSPYKTLPRPPRDPRSMPPTPVMTRNAYSSSQLRSEGSPHCFRHRSGSLESQPQLRKDADSEKPVFILSPAHRSNSTEVLEDCSSYTSQSSLEYCGAANSQYSTLDSRSSTMHRLHRKVEVYGNTGSMPNLVQHHSGCSYSCETSAHYPPSAYYVSGYPCLDMEPYSNGAYVYENEVEGHYNVNPSYQMNGYHGHDRFRHYSSDQADGLSQNPYATVRPPRTREGPRNELLAKNIHKALVAEHLKGWYHRSRVPREGGRGMLTGYDYDSGSQLSLGYQTMPAAFSHSSRTTSFSSVSSVESAGNWRNQLAVGLTEYDSTDTPQYPHPRAPVSPYNRSPTHNRFHLDRSYMGIH